Proteins encoded together in one Lepus europaeus isolate LE1 chromosome 13, mLepTim1.pri, whole genome shotgun sequence window:
- the SULT6B1 gene encoding sulfotransferase 6B1 isoform X2, giving the protein MSQFVVNSGNAKRLHSPPSTSKFHSPTALESSISPVKKRRKYNFITREPCFVRRKEHKTGCLAAPENQPWPIGSQEPYVTVPQATDLLISPDFNHPRDIFTSVFSFWMRGINLYPERRKKERKERRKRKKEKEEQIPYPVTMCALETFKALDAFEARSDDIVLASYPKCGSNWILHIVRELLSVVSEKKYEYSEFPVLECGDSEKYQRMKLFPSPRIMTTHLHYDKLPGSIIKSKAKFLGEAILILQLIGTSILMMQILSSYYTKT; this is encoded by the exons ATGAGCCAGTTTGTCGTAAACTCTGGAAATGCAAAGAGGTTACACTCCCCTCCCTCCACAAGTAaatttcactccccaactgcacTGGAAAGTAGCATTTCTCCAgtaaagaagagaagaaagtaCAACTTTATCACGAGGGAACCGTGCTTTGTAAGGAGGAAAGAGCACAAGACAGGCTGCCTGGCAGCCCCTGAAAACCAGCCATGGCCAATTGGCTCTCAGGAGCCCTATGTTACTGTGCCCCAGGCTACAGACTTGCTAATCTCACCTGATTTCAACCACCCTAGAGATATTTTTacatctgttttctcattttggaTGAGAGGAATAAATCTTTaccctgaaagaagaaaaaaggagagaaaagaaaggagaaagagaaagaaggaaaaagaagag CAGATTCCTTATCCAGTCACCATGTGTGCCTTAGAAACTTTCAAAGCCCTGGACGCCTTTGAAGCCAGAAGCGATGACATTGTGCTAGCATCTTATCCAAAGTGTG GTTCAAACTGGATTCTACACATTGTCCGTGAATTACTGTCTGTGGTTTccgaaaaaaaatatgaatattcagAATTCCCTGTTCTTGAATGTGGGGACTCAGAAAAATATCAG agaATGAAGCTGTTTCCATCTCCAAGGATTATGACAACTCACCTCCATTATGACAAATTACCTGGTTCCATCATCAAGAGTAAAGCCAAG TTTCTTGGGGAAGCTATTTTGATTTTGCAATTAATTGGAACAAGCATCTTGATGATGCAAATATTAAGTTCATATTATACGAAGACCTAA
- the CEBPZOS gene encoding protein CEBPZOS isoform X1: MRSPSDARCRMARSMEPLAKKIFKGVLVAELIGIFGAYFLFTKMNTSQDFRQTMSKKFPFILEVYYKSIEQSGMYGIREQDQEKWFNSKN, translated from the exons ATGCGCAGCCCCTCGGACGCGCGCTGCAG GATGGCCCGTTCAATGGAACCACTGGCAAAGAAGATCTTTAAAGGAGTTTTAGTAGCTGAACTTATCGGTATTTTTGGAGCATATTTTTTGTTTACAAAGATGAACACAAGCCAAG aTTTCAGGCAAACAATGAGCAAGAAATTTCCCTTTATCCTGGAAG tttATTACAAATCCATTGAACAGTCTGGAATGTATGGGATCAGAGAACAAGATCAAGAAAAATGGTTTAACAGCAAAAATTAG
- the CEBPZOS gene encoding protein CEBPZOS isoform X2 produces MARSMEPLAKKIFKGVLVAELIGIFGAYFLFTKMNTSQDFRQTMSKKFPFILEVYYKSIEQSGMYGIREQDQEKWFNSKN; encoded by the exons ATGGCCCGTTCAATGGAACCACTGGCAAAGAAGATCTTTAAAGGAGTTTTAGTAGCTGAACTTATCGGTATTTTTGGAGCATATTTTTTGTTTACAAAGATGAACACAAGCCAAG aTTTCAGGCAAACAATGAGCAAGAAATTTCCCTTTATCCTGGAAG tttATTACAAATCCATTGAACAGTCTGGAATGTATGGGATCAGAGAACAAGATCAAGAAAAATGGTTTAACAGCAAAAATTAG